Proteins encoded within one genomic window of Macaca fascicularis isolate 582-1 chromosome 16, T2T-MFA8v1.1:
- the MPP2 gene encoding MAGUK p55 subfamily member 2 isoform X2: protein MPVAATNSESAMQQVLDNLGSLPNATGAAELDLIFLRGIMESPIVRSLAKAHERLEETKLEAVRDNNLELVQEILRDLAQLAEQSSTAAELAHILQEPHFQSLLETHDSVASKTYETPPPSPGLDPTFSNQPVPPDAVRMVGIRKTAGEHLGVTFRVEGGELVIARIMHGGMVAQQGLLHVGDIIKEVNGQPVGSDPRALQELLRNASGSVILKILPSYQEPHLPRQVFVKCHFDYDPARDSLIPCKEAGLRFNAGDLLQIVNQDDANWWQACHVEGGSAGLIPSQLLEEKRKAFVKRDLELTPNSGTLCGSLSGKKKKRMMYLTTKNAEFDRHELLIYEEVARMPPFRRKTLVLIGAQGVGRRSLKNKLIMWDPDRYGTTVPYTSRRPKDSEREGQGYSFVSRGEMEADIRAGRYLEHGEYEGNLYGTRIDSIRGVVAAGKVCVLDVNPQAVKVLRTAEFVPYVVFIEAPDFETLRAMNRAALESGVSTKQLTEADLRRTVEESSRIQRGYGHYFDLCLVNSNLERTFRELQAAMEKLRTEPQWVPVSWVY, encoded by the exons CCATGCAGCAAGTCCTGGACAACTTGGGATCCCTCCCGAATGCCACGGGGGCTGCAGAGCTGGACCTGATCTTCCTTCGAGGCATTATGGAAAGTCCCATAGTAAGATCCCTGGCCAAG GCCCATGAGAGGCTGGAGGAGACGAAGCTGGAGGCTGTGAGAGACAACAACCTGGAGCTGGTGCAGGAGATCCTGCGGGACCTGGCACAGCTGGCTGAGCAGAGCAGCACTGCTGCCGAGCTGGCCCACATCCTCCAGGAGCCCCACTTCCAG TCCCTCCTGGAGACGCATGACTCTGTGGCCTCAAAGACCTATGAGACACCaccccccagccctggcctggaCCCTACATTCAGCAACCAGCCCGTACCTCCCGACGCCGTGCGCATGGTGGGCATCCGAAAGACAGCCGGAGAACATCTG GGTGTAACGTTCCGCGTGGAGGGCGGCGAGCTGGTGATCGCACGCATTATGCAtgggggcatggtggctcagcaaGGCCTGCTGCATGTGGGTGACATCATCAAGGAGGTGAACGGGCAGCCAGTGGGCAGTGACCCCCGTGCACTGCAGGAGCTCCTGCGCAATGCCAGTGGCAGCGTCATCCTCAAGATCCTGCCCAGCTACCAGGAGCCCCATCTGCCCCGCCAG GTATTTGTGAAATGTCACTTTGACTATGACCCGGCCCGAGACAGCCTCATCCCCTGCAAGGAAGCAGGCCTGCGCTTCAACGCTGGGGACTTGCTCCAGATCGTAAACCAGGACGATGCCAACTGGTGGCAG GCATGCCATGTTGAAGGGGGCAGTGCTGGGCTCATCCCCAGCCAGCTGCTGGAGGAGAAGCGGAAAGCATTTGTCAAGAGGGACCTGGAGCTGACACCAAACTCAG GGACCCTATGCGGCAGcctttcaggaaagaaaaagaagcgaATGATGTATTTGACCACCAAGAATGCAG AGTTTGACCGTCATGAGCTGCTCATTTATGAGGAGGTGGCCCGCATGCCCCCGTTCCGCCGGAAAACCCTGGTGCTGATTGGGGCTCAGGGCGTGGGACGGCGCAGCCTGAAGAACAAGCTCATCATGTGGGATCCAGATCGCTATGGCACCACGGTGCCCT ACACCTCCCGGCGGCCCAAAGACTCAGAGCGGGAAGGTCAGGGTTACAGCTTTGTGTCCCGTGGGGAGATGGAGGCTGACATCCGTGCTGGGCGCTACCTGGAACATGGCGAATACGAGGGCAACCTGTATGGCACACGTATTGACTCCATCCGGGGCGTGGTCGCTGCTGGGAAGGTGTGCGTGCTGGATGTCAACCCTCAG GCGGTGAAGGTGCTACGAACGGCCGAGTTTGTCCCTTACGTGGTGTTCATCGAGGCCCCAGACTTCGAGACCCTGCGGGCCATGAACAGGGCCGCGCTGGAGAGTGGAGTGTCCACCAAGCAGCTCACG GAGGCGGACCTGAGACGGACAGTGGAGGAGAGCAGCCGCATCCAGAGGGGCTACGGGCACTACTTTGACCTCTGCCTGGTCAATAGCAACCTGGAGAGGACCTTCCGCGAGCTCCAGGCGGCCATGGAGAAGCTACGGACAGAGCCCCAGTGGGTGCCTGTCAGCTGGGTGTACTGA
- the MPP2 gene encoding MAGUK p55 subfamily member 2 isoform X1, whose protein sequence is MAGSPGSGVSLEGISLGSSEEAELQREAMQQVLDNLGSLPNATGAAELDLIFLRGIMESPIVRSLAKAHERLEETKLEAVRDNNLELVQEILRDLAQLAEQSSTAAELAHILQEPHFQSLLETHDSVASKTYETPPPSPGLDPTFSNQPVPPDAVRMVGIRKTAGEHLGVTFRVEGGELVIARIMHGGMVAQQGLLHVGDIIKEVNGQPVGSDPRALQELLRNASGSVILKILPSYQEPHLPRQVFVKCHFDYDPARDSLIPCKEAGLRFNAGDLLQIVNQDDANWWQACHVEGGSAGLIPSQLLEEKRKAFVKRDLELTPNSGTLCGSLSGKKKKRMMYLTTKNAEFDRHELLIYEEVARMPPFRRKTLVLIGAQGVGRRSLKNKLIMWDPDRYGTTVPYTSRRPKDSEREGQGYSFVSRGEMEADIRAGRYLEHGEYEGNLYGTRIDSIRGVVAAGKVCVLDVNPQAVKVLRTAEFVPYVVFIEAPDFETLRAMNRAALESGVSTKQLTEADLRRTVEESSRIQRGYGHYFDLCLVNSNLERTFRELQAAMEKLRTEPQWVPVSWVY, encoded by the exons ATGGCAGGCAGCCCAGGCAGCGGGGTCTCCTTGGAGGGTATATCCCTGGGCTCTTCTGAGGAAGCGGAGCTCCAGAGGGAAG CCATGCAGCAAGTCCTGGACAACTTGGGATCCCTCCCGAATGCCACGGGGGCTGCAGAGCTGGACCTGATCTTCCTTCGAGGCATTATGGAAAGTCCCATAGTAAGATCCCTGGCCAAG GCCCATGAGAGGCTGGAGGAGACGAAGCTGGAGGCTGTGAGAGACAACAACCTGGAGCTGGTGCAGGAGATCCTGCGGGACCTGGCACAGCTGGCTGAGCAGAGCAGCACTGCTGCCGAGCTGGCCCACATCCTCCAGGAGCCCCACTTCCAG TCCCTCCTGGAGACGCATGACTCTGTGGCCTCAAAGACCTATGAGACACCaccccccagccctggcctggaCCCTACATTCAGCAACCAGCCCGTACCTCCCGACGCCGTGCGCATGGTGGGCATCCGAAAGACAGCCGGAGAACATCTG GGTGTAACGTTCCGCGTGGAGGGCGGCGAGCTGGTGATCGCACGCATTATGCAtgggggcatggtggctcagcaaGGCCTGCTGCATGTGGGTGACATCATCAAGGAGGTGAACGGGCAGCCAGTGGGCAGTGACCCCCGTGCACTGCAGGAGCTCCTGCGCAATGCCAGTGGCAGCGTCATCCTCAAGATCCTGCCCAGCTACCAGGAGCCCCATCTGCCCCGCCAG GTATTTGTGAAATGTCACTTTGACTATGACCCGGCCCGAGACAGCCTCATCCCCTGCAAGGAAGCAGGCCTGCGCTTCAACGCTGGGGACTTGCTCCAGATCGTAAACCAGGACGATGCCAACTGGTGGCAG GCATGCCATGTTGAAGGGGGCAGTGCTGGGCTCATCCCCAGCCAGCTGCTGGAGGAGAAGCGGAAAGCATTTGTCAAGAGGGACCTGGAGCTGACACCAAACTCAG GGACCCTATGCGGCAGcctttcaggaaagaaaaagaagcgaATGATGTATTTGACCACCAAGAATGCAG AGTTTGACCGTCATGAGCTGCTCATTTATGAGGAGGTGGCCCGCATGCCCCCGTTCCGCCGGAAAACCCTGGTGCTGATTGGGGCTCAGGGCGTGGGACGGCGCAGCCTGAAGAACAAGCTCATCATGTGGGATCCAGATCGCTATGGCACCACGGTGCCCT ACACCTCCCGGCGGCCCAAAGACTCAGAGCGGGAAGGTCAGGGTTACAGCTTTGTGTCCCGTGGGGAGATGGAGGCTGACATCCGTGCTGGGCGCTACCTGGAACATGGCGAATACGAGGGCAACCTGTATGGCACACGTATTGACTCCATCCGGGGCGTGGTCGCTGCTGGGAAGGTGTGCGTGCTGGATGTCAACCCTCAG GCGGTGAAGGTGCTACGAACGGCCGAGTTTGTCCCTTACGTGGTGTTCATCGAGGCCCCAGACTTCGAGACCCTGCGGGCCATGAACAGGGCCGCGCTGGAGAGTGGAGTGTCCACCAAGCAGCTCACG GAGGCGGACCTGAGACGGACAGTGGAGGAGAGCAGCCGCATCCAGAGGGGCTACGGGCACTACTTTGACCTCTGCCTGGTCAATAGCAACCTGGAGAGGACCTTCCGCGAGCTCCAGGCGGCCATGGAGAAGCTACGGACAGAGCCCCAGTGGGTGCCTGTCAGCTGGGTGTACTGA
- the MPP2 gene encoding MAGUK p55 subfamily member 2 isoform X3, translating to MQQVLDNLGSLPNATGAAELDLIFLRGIMESPIVRSLAKAHERLEETKLEAVRDNNLELVQEILRDLAQLAEQSSTAAELAHILQEPHFQSLLETHDSVASKTYETPPPSPGLDPTFSNQPVPPDAVRMVGIRKTAGEHLGVTFRVEGGELVIARIMHGGMVAQQGLLHVGDIIKEVNGQPVGSDPRALQELLRNASGSVILKILPSYQEPHLPRQVFVKCHFDYDPARDSLIPCKEAGLRFNAGDLLQIVNQDDANWWQACHVEGGSAGLIPSQLLEEKRKAFVKRDLELTPNSGTLCGSLSGKKKKRMMYLTTKNAEFDRHELLIYEEVARMPPFRRKTLVLIGAQGVGRRSLKNKLIMWDPDRYGTTVPYTSRRPKDSEREGQGYSFVSRGEMEADIRAGRYLEHGEYEGNLYGTRIDSIRGVVAAGKVCVLDVNPQAVKVLRTAEFVPYVVFIEAPDFETLRAMNRAALESGVSTKQLTEADLRRTVEESSRIQRGYGHYFDLCLVNSNLERTFRELQAAMEKLRTEPQWVPVSWVY from the exons ATGCAGCAAGTCCTGGACAACTTGGGATCCCTCCCGAATGCCACGGGGGCTGCAGAGCTGGACCTGATCTTCCTTCGAGGCATTATGGAAAGTCCCATAGTAAGATCCCTGGCCAAG GCCCATGAGAGGCTGGAGGAGACGAAGCTGGAGGCTGTGAGAGACAACAACCTGGAGCTGGTGCAGGAGATCCTGCGGGACCTGGCACAGCTGGCTGAGCAGAGCAGCACTGCTGCCGAGCTGGCCCACATCCTCCAGGAGCCCCACTTCCAG TCCCTCCTGGAGACGCATGACTCTGTGGCCTCAAAGACCTATGAGACACCaccccccagccctggcctggaCCCTACATTCAGCAACCAGCCCGTACCTCCCGACGCCGTGCGCATGGTGGGCATCCGAAAGACAGCCGGAGAACATCTG GGTGTAACGTTCCGCGTGGAGGGCGGCGAGCTGGTGATCGCACGCATTATGCAtgggggcatggtggctcagcaaGGCCTGCTGCATGTGGGTGACATCATCAAGGAGGTGAACGGGCAGCCAGTGGGCAGTGACCCCCGTGCACTGCAGGAGCTCCTGCGCAATGCCAGTGGCAGCGTCATCCTCAAGATCCTGCCCAGCTACCAGGAGCCCCATCTGCCCCGCCAG GTATTTGTGAAATGTCACTTTGACTATGACCCGGCCCGAGACAGCCTCATCCCCTGCAAGGAAGCAGGCCTGCGCTTCAACGCTGGGGACTTGCTCCAGATCGTAAACCAGGACGATGCCAACTGGTGGCAG GCATGCCATGTTGAAGGGGGCAGTGCTGGGCTCATCCCCAGCCAGCTGCTGGAGGAGAAGCGGAAAGCATTTGTCAAGAGGGACCTGGAGCTGACACCAAACTCAG GGACCCTATGCGGCAGcctttcaggaaagaaaaagaagcgaATGATGTATTTGACCACCAAGAATGCAG AGTTTGACCGTCATGAGCTGCTCATTTATGAGGAGGTGGCCCGCATGCCCCCGTTCCGCCGGAAAACCCTGGTGCTGATTGGGGCTCAGGGCGTGGGACGGCGCAGCCTGAAGAACAAGCTCATCATGTGGGATCCAGATCGCTATGGCACCACGGTGCCCT ACACCTCCCGGCGGCCCAAAGACTCAGAGCGGGAAGGTCAGGGTTACAGCTTTGTGTCCCGTGGGGAGATGGAGGCTGACATCCGTGCTGGGCGCTACCTGGAACATGGCGAATACGAGGGCAACCTGTATGGCACACGTATTGACTCCATCCGGGGCGTGGTCGCTGCTGGGAAGGTGTGCGTGCTGGATGTCAACCCTCAG GCGGTGAAGGTGCTACGAACGGCCGAGTTTGTCCCTTACGTGGTGTTCATCGAGGCCCCAGACTTCGAGACCCTGCGGGCCATGAACAGGGCCGCGCTGGAGAGTGGAGTGTCCACCAAGCAGCTCACG GAGGCGGACCTGAGACGGACAGTGGAGGAGAGCAGCCGCATCCAGAGGGGCTACGGGCACTACTTTGACCTCTGCCTGGTCAATAGCAACCTGGAGAGGACCTTCCGCGAGCTCCAGGCGGCCATGGAGAAGCTACGGACAGAGCCCCAGTGGGTGCCTGTCAGCTGGGTGTACTGA